One window from the genome of Deinococcus sp. NW-56 encodes:
- the hemA gene encoding glutamyl-tRNA reductase, which yields MTLACPTGRALLAGAHVPPPAALDFVVVGLNHQTAPVEVRERAAVRAGDEAAVLAHLSRSAAEVMLLATCNRTEVYLAGLRGDPRAVFGDAWGGDLGEHLYVHRGEAAATHLYRVAAGLDSLVIGETQIQGQVKRAWQASRDLGFAGTVLNKVAQGALAAGKRVRTETALADRVVSVSSAAVELAQSALGGLAGRTALILGAGETAELTLTHLRAAGVEDVIVVNRTAERARALAERVGGRACAAELLHEALPLADVVIASSAAPHYVLHPEGVAAALEGRPERPMFLIDISVPRILDPEIGGVAGAHLYNLDDLTAIVSRNLQSRRAALPHAGAIVREGVSDLTRWNLTREAQRALRAGRELAVASD from the coding sequence ATGACGCTGGCCTGTCCCACGGGCCGCGCCCTGCTCGCCGGAGCGCACGTGCCGCCGCCCGCCGCGCTCGACTTCGTGGTGGTGGGCCTGAACCACCAAACCGCCCCGGTCGAGGTCCGCGAGCGGGCCGCCGTCCGCGCCGGGGACGAGGCCGCCGTGCTCGCGCACCTCTCGCGCTCGGCCGCCGAGGTCATGCTGCTCGCAACCTGCAACCGCACCGAGGTTTACCTCGCGGGGCTGCGCGGCGACCCCCGCGCCGTCTTCGGGGACGCCTGGGGCGGGGACCTGGGCGAGCACCTCTACGTCCACCGGGGCGAGGCGGCGGCCACGCACCTCTACCGGGTGGCGGCGGGCCTCGACAGCCTCGTGATCGGCGAAACGCAGATTCAGGGGCAGGTCAAGCGGGCGTGGCAGGCGTCGCGGGACCTGGGCTTCGCGGGCACGGTCCTGAACAAGGTCGCGCAGGGCGCCCTCGCGGCGGGCAAGCGGGTCCGCACCGAGACGGCCCTCGCGGACCGGGTGGTCAGCGTGTCGAGCGCCGCCGTCGAACTCGCGCAGTCGGCGCTGGGGGGCCTCGCGGGGCGCACCGCCCTGATTCTGGGCGCGGGCGAGACCGCCGAGCTGACCCTGACTCACCTGCGGGCGGCGGGCGTGGAGGACGTGATCGTGGTCAACCGCACCGCCGAGCGGGCGCGGGCGCTCGCCGAGCGGGTGGGGGGCCGCGCCTGCGCCGCCGAACTGCTGCACGAGGCCCTGCCCCTGGCCGACGTGGTGATCGCGTCGAGCGCCGCGCCCCACTACGTCCTGCACCCGGAAGGGGTGGCGGCGGCGCTGGAAGGGCGCCCCGAGCGGCCCATGTTCCTGATCGACATCAGCGTGCCGCGCATCCTCGACCCCGAGATCGGCGGGGTGGCGGGAGCGCACCTCTACAACCTCGACGACCTCACCGCCATCGTGAGCCGCAACCTGCAGTCGCGCCGCGCCGCCCTGCCCCACGCGGGGGCGATCGTCCGCGAGGGCGTCTCCGACCTGACCCGCTGGAACCTCACCCGCGAGGCGCAGCGGGCGCTGCGGGCCGGGCGCGAGCTGGCGGTGGCGAGCGACTGA
- a CDS encoding bifunctional precorrin-2 dehydrogenase/sirohydrochlorin ferrochelatase, with product MTLAAFLNLSGESAVVVGGGPVALRRARTLLNAGLRVRVVAPELHPDFAALPVGHDPRPYRPGDVAGARVVVAATSSPEVNGAVTAEAQATGALVNHAGDAARGTLRFPAVTRRGGVEVAFTTGRELPLLAQALAERIAGLLPAPEQVDAWAERREAALTLPGTEREAALAALRADIRAAVGLEPGQVGA from the coding sequence GTGACGCTGGCCGCCTTCCTGAATCTGAGCGGTGAGTCTGCCGTGGTGGTGGGGGGTGGACCTGTGGCGCTGCGCCGCGCCCGCACCCTGCTGAACGCCGGACTGCGGGTGCGGGTGGTGGCCCCCGAGCTGCACCCCGACTTCGCCGCGCTTCCCGTGGGGCACGACCCCCGCCCCTACCGCCCCGGAGACGTGGCGGGGGCGCGGGTGGTCGTGGCCGCCACGAGCAGCCCCGAGGTCAACGGCGCCGTGACCGCCGAGGCCCAGGCCACGGGCGCCCTGGTCAACCACGCCGGGGACGCCGCGCGGGGCACCCTGCGCTTTCCCGCCGTGACCCGCCGGGGCGGGGTGGAGGTGGCCTTCACCACCGGGCGCGAGCTGCCGCTGCTCGCGCAGGCCCTCGCCGAGCGCATCGCTGGCCTGCTCCCGGCTCCCGAGCAGGTGGACGCCTGGGCCGAGCGCCGGGAGGCCGCGCTGACCCTGCCCGGCACCGAGCGTGAGGCCGCCCTCGCCGCCCTGCGGGCCGACATCCGCGCCGCCGTGGGCCTGGAACCGGGCCAGGTGGGCGCATGA